The following coding sequences are from one Arthrobacter crystallopoietes window:
- a CDS encoding aromatic amino acid lyase — translation MRTAVDNLRRVLAIELVAAARGIELRAPLRPGPATGAALAVLRERVAGPGPDRFLAPELAAAEALIAAGQLRTAVEVATGPLG, via the coding sequence TTGCGTACCGCCGTCGACAATCTGCGCCGGGTGCTGGCCATCGAGCTGGTGGCAGCTGCCCGCGGCATTGAGCTGCGTGCGCCGTTGCGACCGGGACCGGCCACCGGCGCCGCGCTGGCAGTGCTGCGCGAACGGGTGGCCGGGCCTGGACCTGACCGATTCCTGGCGCCGGAGCTGGCCGCCGCGGAGGCACTTATTGCTGCGGGACAACTGCGCACCGCCGTCGAAGTCGCCACCGGCCCACTCGGATAG